The genomic region AAGTTGTACATTGTGGTATTTACCTGTCTGTTTTCTCCTTCACTTAGGTATCCCTCCCCCTCGTCCTGGCATGATGCGCCCACCTCTGGTGCCTCCACTTGGACCTGCCCCGCCTGGGCTTTTCCCACCAGCTCCCTTGCCGAACCCGGGGGTTTTAAGCGCTCCTCCCAACTTGATTCAGCGGCCCAAGGCGGATGACACGAGCGCAGCCACCATTGAGAAGAAAGCTACAGCAACCATCAGTGCCAAGCCACAGATCACTAATCCCAAGGCAGAGATCACTCGTTTTGTGCCCACAGCACTGAGGGTACGTCGGGAGAATAAAGGGGCTACTGCTGCTCCCCAAAGAAAGTCAGAGGATGATTCTACTGTGCCTCTTGCCAAAGCAGCCCCTAAATCTGGTCCATCTGTTCCCGTTTCAGTACAAACTAAGGATGATGTTTATGAAGCTTTCATGAAAGAGATGGAAGGGCTACTGTGACAACTGCTGATGCCAGAGTAGGCATAGTTCACATCAGTGGTTCATGAAGAAAGGCTCTTAGTAAACATAGGCAAAGAGCTGCTTTCACTGTCAGGGTATTTTCTCATCTCAGTTCAAAGAATATCCTAAGGTTTAGCATTGTTCACAGTTTACTCCAGAGTGTGTGGAGTACTTCATTCAGATTAGATGGGTTGTTGAAGTGCTGCTAACATCCATGCCAGTTCATACcatcatttttctccctttacaAATCTTTGGGAACTTGTGATTGGGgatctttgttatttgttttggttctCCCGGTATGCAAAGGGCACTGGCATacagatttctgaaaagaaaagcTTAATTCACCCCATCTAGCCTTTCATGTTTgagttattaatattttcttgtaaatattttgtaatattgtaGTGAAATGGGTTGCAATGTCATTTCCTAATACAGAACAAGATACGTGGGAAGAAATGTACAAttctttgattaaaattatttcccGCTGATCTATGAGTGTTTCATGAATAAATGTTCTCCAAGATACTTTTGTTTTACTAATAATGTAAAAACACCTGTTTCATGGGCAAAGAAATATTTAAGctcagttttttggtttttgggccataccaggggttactcctggctttgtgctcaggagtcattctctgtggacttaggatcaaactcaggttagccacatgcaaggcaagaagtaTCTTTCCGCCTGCTTTGGCCCTAGCCTCAGTTTCTGATACAGAATAACTGTCTCACTGAAAATGTAAAATTGAGCTtgtctttttagttttagtttatgAGCCATACTTTACCAAGGTCCAATGAAGTTGCTTAGGAGTTAATAGTtcttgggaccatgtggtgccatggatcaaacccagccaTGAGTCATCTGCCTCATCCTAAACTTGAGTAATTATCTCTGATCTggtaggagcaatagcacagcgggtagggcatttgccttgtacgtggacctacctggattcaatcctgtcttcccatatggtctccagaacctgtcaggagcgatttctgagtgcagagacaggaatgacacacccccccccccccaaaaaaaaaaagacaagagttcAATGGATATGGTGCATATTTTGTTTGTAGGAGGTTCAAATTCAATCCTGTGTACCACATAGCCCTCTTAGGAGTTTTAGGAGTAGCCCCctccctgagcacactgggtaaGGCCCCAGaactttaaaaatacacatatattaaGGAATAAAGAATTCTTCAGGGTTATATTGGCTAGAACAACAGTCTTGCTAAGAACGGTGAGTCTttctgagggaggaaggaagagatggaatTATGGTTCCTTATATGTAGACCTAGCAATAGAGGGGCCATGGTAATGGTGAATCTTTATCCTCCCTCAGTTACTTGTTCAGGGCTGGAAGTGCAGGGGTTAGGCCGGAACAATGGCAccacagggtatttgccttgcatatgtccaaccaaggttcagtccctggcatccatatggttccctgagcctgccaggagcaatttctgaatgcagagccaggagtaagccctgaatgctgccagatgtggcccaaaaacccaaaaaataaagtacGGGGATTTtggggtccttgccttgcacttggctggccCTGGCTTGATttttagcactgctgggtatgagccaaaaaaaaaatttttttttctccctccagaGCTTCATGGACTCAGGTAATtgaaaagtaaaaacattttttttcttcaattttttattgAGGCTCTGTAATATACAATGCTGTACATCAATGATAGAGTCTCATGCATACAACATTCTAAAgccacacccaccaccagaatGGAAAACATCTTTTAGACCATTTTTAAGGGCTAGAGAGAACTCAAAGTAGCTGAGTACATGTTTTATGTTCAGGGGGCTACGACTGAATCCCTTATTCTGCTAGGATTAACCCCCAAACATTCTAGCCCAAAGAAACTTTCTAAGAAATACTTagaaagggccagagcgatagcacagcggtaaggctcttgcacgcagccaacacataACATACCCcagttccaatcctggcatctcatatggtcccctcagcttgccaggagcgacttctaagcacagaaccaggagtaattcttgaacgcGGCCgtgtatgaccaaaaaaaaaaaaaacaacaaaaagaaatacttagAAAGTATTAGATGGAccagagaaagtacagtgagagggacttacacatggctgacttgaatttaatccccagcatcccatatggttccccaagcagtaCTAGATGCATTAAAATGTCTAGTATACATGAAACATTCTTTCTGGTTGAGTTTTCTTTCCTAATGGCAGATGtttgtatatataacatacaaaGTAAAACTAATGGGGGCCCTCTAgactagagatagcacagtggtagggtgtttgccttgcacacagctggcccaggatagatggcagtttgaatcctggcatcctatatggtcccctgtgcctgccaggagagatttttgagcacagagccagaaataacccctgagcgcagccaggtgtgacccaaaaacaaccaccaaaaataaaaaaactaatgcCAGTTGGCTTTTTGGGGGGACAGAGGGAAAGACTGGACCACAATGCACctgctgctgtgctcagggctctctaCTGGTTGGGCCCTGGGCACCATATGTAGAGTCAgctggtatgcaaggcaaggtcCCTACCCCCTCTGTTGGTTTCTTTTGAAGAGTTCAAACAAATTCACTGGCTGTTCCTATggccattcatttttattttttaagagacaCACCAGGaatgctaaggggtcactccttgctcagcgctcagaaatcgctcctgtctcaggggaccagatggaattcaaaggatcgaaccagggttgatcatgtgcaaggcaaacactacccactgtatactattgctctggccctgcctgCAATGGCCGTTCTTAAAGCAGACACACCTTAACACAGGCAATTATTTTTAAGTGCATATTTGTACCTATGATAATTTATTCACAAAATTAAAGTTCATGACTAAAAATTAGGGTTAgcattaaggaaaaaaatcaagataatagGAGTGATAGCTTAGtagataggctgcttgccttgctggAGGCtgtcccaggttctatccccagcatcccatatggtcccctgacactgccaggaatagaaattcctgagtgcagagccaggagtcagccctgagcatcgctggagtGGTAAAGTCAAGATTGGTATGAAACCCAAATTATGGGTGAAAGCTCAGTTCCTTGCAACAGCTGTTTTGCATGGATtgggattttttattttggagttgtTTCTGATAACAAACGCGAACAGGGACGGGCCAAGTTTGTAAAAGGCAAGATGGTCCGTCCATCCAGGAACTttggttccaattttagtatatgtgcggTCAAAGAGAGCATCATCAAGGAACTTTGGGAGTCTCAAAGCGATTGCCAATGGCACCCGCACAGTATGCAGGTGGCTGTCGTGCGAATGAAGTCTGGAAAGGTTAAGAAGGTGCGGTGTAgaccagagatagcatagcggtagggcgtttgccttgcacgcggtcaacccatgaaggacggtggttcgaaccccggcatcccatctggtcccccgtgccagccaggaatgatttctgagcgcagagccaggaataacaaaaagtaaaagaaggtgCAGTGTGTGCCAATGAACGGAGGACTTCCCTGCATCCTAGGCGCACAAACCCAGGGAGTCGAGGAAGGTGGCTTCATACCTGGgaagcagagggagggagggagatcctgagttcagagtttgGGTCGATCCCTCTGGTGGCCGTTTACCTTTACTGACAAACCGACCCATGGCTTATAGGCAGCAAGACCTTACCTTTCCTTTGCAGAGAAACCCTCTGAGTTTCTACCATCATGCCTACCCCGTGGAGGAAGGCCTCAGCCATGCCCAGTCAGATAACAGGTCTGGGTGCTGAAGAGATCCACAGAAACCCTCTATCTCTGGGATGGTGTGGATCTCGGTATAGTTCAGGTGATCAGTAAATGGATTCACTATACAAGGTCCTTCTCTCCTTCACATTACTTTAACCCCATTCATCACAACTTGAATCCCTGGCTGGAAAAATAACATTGTTCCAATTATTTGATTcaaaaaaaacaatgaaggaGCAGGAGGGATGGCACCCCTcaccccccacatcccatatgatctatgCAATacaaccaggtgtgattcctgaatgcagagtcaggagtaaacccctagcacagctgggtgtggcaacaaaacaacagcaaaatggAATCTCTCAGCTGGGTGTggcaacaaaacaataacaaaatggaATCTAGTCTCTCTCTTCTAGCTCTCTTCTCtctgttctgtttctttctctgtctctctctttctctctctcctacctCTCCATATGTCCAAGCCACAGGAAACAATGAAATTAAGAGAGCCAAACTTTAAtaacctaaacttaaaatgggcctgttatactggcagtctgtgggggaggggggaggggtgCAAATGGGATGcacttggtggagggaggtcaacactgctggtggaattggccctgattcattggatgtctgaaacccaaccatgaaggactttgtaaatcacattggtttcaataatatttaaatatttaaagaaatcaatTAATTTAAGCAAAAAAATCAAGGTGGGCTAAAGAGAGAGTATAGGTGTTATTGAAGTGCATAAGCAAACCTCTTATGATCACACATCACCACTTGTgatcccctgggcactgccaggagtgacttgacTCAAGAAAACCCCAATTGATAGACTCCAAGTATAGTttgttaaataaaacaaagttaagaATTGGGATGAAAGCAAAAAATGCTTCCCCAAACCCACTCAGAGGCCATCTTCTCCATGAAAGTCCCAGATGGTTCTGCAATTGGATTCAGCTCAGGGCTCATTCTGATGGGTGAACTGGAACAGGAAAAGTGGGTATGTGTGCCCTGTACCCACAGCCACTAGTGAAGTTGAATGTGGGGTCACTGCCCaatgaccccaaaaaccaaacattgTCAACCAGGACTTTTATACGAAGGAAATGGCCTTTAACTGGAGTGCTCTGAAAGCAGAAGCAATGCTTATATTTTCTCTATGTCCATTGAATTTCAAGAGAATTGGGGCcatatagtacagtgaatagggtgatTTTCCTGCATGCAGGGGACTTGGAATCAACTCTgtctctcatatggtccctgagccccaccaggaatgatcacttggcacagaactaggaataatccctcagATTTACTGGGTGGagctcaaaaaccaaccaaagaaaaaagGATAGTTACAGTCTGTTATCAGATTATATTGCTTTGGGGATAAggatgggttttttgtttgatttttggaccacacttggtagtgctcaggggttactcctggttctgcactcaggggttattgttATTTCTAGGGGATGCaaggggggtcatatgggatgctagagaatGGACTACAGAGGCTGCATGCACAGGCTTTCTTGTCTCTGAACTGGTAGAATGGGACAGCGGAGAAAGGGAAAGTAGGTCATGGGTATTGTCTGCTCAGCTGCCTTAGCTTCCCCTGACTTCCTGTCACTCCTGCCAGGGATGGTGATGAAACCTTtaattttcttcctctcctcacgTGCCCAGTCCCCTTCCCAAACCTTTGCTTTTCTCCAGCACTCATCGCGGTTCTAGACAAGCCCAGCTGTCTCCCTCCCCTACATTCTAAATATCCTTGCAATGAGATTTTCCTCAAAATCAAATTCTCACCATCAGCATTTCAGCCTTCTTACACCGGCGGACAGGCACTGCTCCCTAGACCAGTGGTTGAAAACCACTGCTTTAaatcaatttataaattatacatagCTTGTGTAAatgtaaaatacaatttattattagaaatacATGGATTATCTTGTTAACTTAAATATCTTAATCCTAAAGAGACAGCAAAATAAAGCACACATTCAAGGTCAATTCCTTGATGAACATGAAAGCAAATAGACATTGTTAGAGGACTTGAGAGACTGGAGTTCACTAGAAGGTGAGGACTCCCTCCTAAGCAGTAGCTTCTTTTGCACTGTGGAACTTGCCACGTTGTTGGCCTTGTTCTGAATCTCTCCCACCATTGAGTAATCCTGACCCTGGGTACAGCCTTTCATTGTTGAGAAGAGAAAGCCATTCCATGACTGCACCATCAGCCCAGCCATGGTGGTGCTGGGAGCTACCCTGTACCCACACTCAGCATGGAACTGCTGTAGCCCCTGGCCTACAGCATGATGGCTGGATTCCAGCAGGATTGCTGTGGTAAAGGCTCGGCCTCCCCCCCTGAAAAAAGGGGTGTggtcctggcagacactgctgagaaaaggccagTTGTGCCTTAGGTTAGCACTTGGCAGGAGAGCAACCATGAACTTGCATTAATGTATGATGAGAACATTAAAAAAAGTTGTGTGCCTTTATCCCTagcattaaaacaagaattgctgGAACATACCTCACTTACTCTAGGCTGATGGAATAATCTACAATATTTTTCTCAAGCTGGtagaatctacaataatatttttcaaagctggtagaatcaataatattttttagcCAGTCAGTACTGTGTAGGCTATAGGTGTGTTTGGTCTTTAATTACATCTGCCCTTTCTTCACAATAGCTCTTTGGTATAATATTAAATGAACAATGGGATTGTACTTTATCAATTAATAATCGACTAGCAAGAATCATATCCAAGAGGAAAgtataagtatttttctgatttctgcttACTACCAAGAATCATATCCAAAAGgaaataagtatttttctaatatttatggtaaatgaaactgatgacAAAAAATTTACAATATATGCTTATAATGTTTAGATGATTGTCTAATGATTATGCTGACATGTAATGTTTATTCTATAGCAAAAAACGTGTTATACTTGATGTACCCAATTTCCTACTATTGACAAcgttttgcttaaatatgaagaaCTCCCAAAAGATCGGACTCTGCTCCAACTACACTTGAGTGTGTTTGGTCTCTGAGTACCCACTCTTCGTCGAATCCTTGCTCCCATCCTCCTATCAAATAACCCTGAAACAAACCCCTTTCAGTGCTGCCAGACTCAACTGGCCTGCGACAGGGAACCATTCCACATACTCAATTTTTCTAAACACCCAAATCCCGACCCATGAGAAGTCAAAACAATCACAATGACTACTCTGTAATCATGAATCAACATAAAAACCAGAGATTTGTATAAACCATAACAATATGCAGGAGCTGTCACCAAAGACAGAGATCTCTTGTATTTAAGGGAAGAAGATGCACCAAATCACATTCAACAGCACATGTGCCTGGAAGACTCCAAAGCAATGTCAGCAAACTCCACACCTGTCATCCTCACAAACACTCTCTTGGTGAGAGTACATGTTCTGCCAGTGGGGAAAGGCAGTAAGTACAATTCCTTCAGCTCCCGTAGGttcctgagagtcaccagttgAAGACAGAGAGGAAAAGATGAGTTCCTCAGAAGCATTCATGGCTCTGTCCTGCATTGCCCACTTGAAAGAGTTAGTATTTAAGACACTTCACAACCTGCACATTTTACAAGCCTAATACAAATTTCCCTCCCATGTTATCACCAAAATGGCAATTTATACATCTACCCCTCTAACAGGTACAATCTCATCAGGGATATTTTGGTTGTAGTTAATGTTaatgttgttttggagccacactcaaaaACGcgtaggggtttctcctggctctttgctctgaaatcactcccggcagactcaggggactatatgggatgctggagattgaacccaggttggccacatgcaaggcaaatgtggaCAGAGATTTACCCACTGTGATAAACCTACTTTACctactatgctatagctctggtccctcaTCAGGGATACTTTGAGTCTGCAGAGGTCACTTGGGCTTTTGACATTATGAAATACTTTAAATTGGAGACAAATAAGCCCTTCTCAGTGGATTGCTTGCTTGAGTTGACTCAGAAAACTGTGTTGCTTAAAGTGAGGGaatatctattttcatatttcagaCTTACATAAGTGCTGCCTTTTATTGGAGTGGTtacctttttgggccacacctggcagcactcagggatcactcctgactctgctctcagaaatcgctcctggcatgctggggaaccataagggaagccagggatcgaacccgggttggctgcatgcaacacactgtgctaccgctccagccccagtgctgCCTTTCTAATCGAACAACTTGATCAAATTCTCAAGGGCCCTACTAATTAGCCAATTGTGTAATTCATTCTCCTTCATGATGCATATGCTAAAGTCAGTTTTCCAACACTTAAGCCTTCTTTTTTGCATAAACAACACCAAATTACCAGTTTCTGTGCCTTGAATATAAAAACTGCAttcaaggggccggcgaggtggctggcgctagaggtaaggtatctgccttgcaagtgctagccaaggaaggacacagttcgatcccccagcgtcccatgtggtccccccaagccaggggcaatttctgagcacttagccaggagtaacccctgagcatcaaacaggtgtggcccgaaaaacaaaaaacaacaacaacaaaactgcaTTCAACTGATTAATAATAAAGATAGCTTATCAAATTGCTGGATCACATCAGAAGTCATAATTGTTAGGATGCTCTTTATTTACCTATTTCAAGGGGTTCTATAAATATTAGTCTACTAGTCCACATCCCAAATCCAGCTTCACACACAAATCATGATTATTCTTGAGTACTATTGTAGCAGGCAAACAGTACTCCATTCCCATGTCAGAGGCTCCTCCAAATCCACTGAAGTGATAAGTATGTGTCTGCTTCTAGGAAAAACTGAGGTTTAAAGAGATCAACAGGTCCCCAAGTCACCAATGAGTAAGCAGCAGAGCAGATTTAAATGGAAGTTTCATTGCTGAGAGTTGACATTTTTAAACAATCACTGGCAGGGGGCATAAATTTGCCCCGGGTTGGCCAGTTGCCATCAATTACAGAGCCAAAATAAATGTTGGGATTTCAGGCCAGACCAGACCAAACAGACCAGTTCTCAGGCTCTCACATCACCAGACCGGCCCtgctggaaaaagaaaagaaaaaaagaatcctgaTTGGCTAATTATCTGGAGGAAAGAGTGTCTATAAATAGTTATGGAGAATttattgcacacacacacacacacacacacacacacacacacacacacacacacacaatttatgtTTCCCATTTCCATCCCCAAGTCTTCTTCAACATGCTCCCATGTTTGAAGAAATGAACAATAGCAGGGTAGCCAGAACTGCTGTTCACTGAACAGCATTGAATGAGCAAATTTCTATTTCTAACTATTAAGAACTATCCAGGTTTACCAAAGTGTCAAAGACAAATGAAGCTGGTTAGATGGACTACGGAGGTGGAATAGCTTTTGAGGCAGTAAGAGCTACCTGTCTGGTACTTGGTGGAAATTCTTTCACTGGTTTTGCTCATGTCCTGCTTGCAGCAACATTGGGATACaatgggttttttttgggccacacccgtttgatgctcaggggttactcctggctaagcactcagaaattgcccctggcttggaggaaccatatgggacgccggagatcgaaccgaggtccgtccttggctagcgcttgcaaggcagacaccttacctctaccaccacctcaccggccccgggaTACAATGTTAATTAAGATCTGTGAACTGGGCAGAGATGAAttggctttattatttttcatatatgtaGCTAGGTGCTTCTAATCCTTATATCATTTTGGTAATCTTTCTGAAATCTCGAACACTGTACAAAATCAAGGCATAATtgtcatatatgtatacatataacagtgcttatatatttatatatgtattccaAATTATAAcactgagaaataattttaataattggaGATTAAAAGAAAAGGATCCTCTAAGTGCTGGTTATCCACATCAAAATTCTAAAGGTCCCTGAAGGAAAAGTTACTACTCATGGTTTACTAAATAGTGTCAAATGTATGTTAAGTGAATATCCTTAAGACATATTGACCAGTTTTGGGTTTAAGGGTCAgactggcagtgctagggatgaGGGTGAGCATCTTCAGGGGTACTGAACATGCACACCCATAAGCAAGCCTGCACCCAGCCAGCCTCAAAGCCATCTCTGCCCAGACAGTGACTATTTTACACAAAGATGGAAGGTGGAAATGGAGGGAGCTGCCCACAGAACCACCAGGAAGTATTTTCTCTGGAACTCTGCAGCCATCAACTGCTTCCTAACAGAGGCCTTCTCTGTCTTCCTAACAGAGGAtgtcttatatacatatatgagttATGTCTTTGTATACCCAAAGACCCCAACTGAAAAGTGATCCCAACAAAAGTAGTGACAGAAACTGGTGGAAATTCTTTCACTGGTCCTGCTTGTAGCAAAATAAAACACTCCTCGAGTAGACACTGTGGGCCTCACTCCCGGCActtctcaggggtctcaaactcgcagcccgcggggccgtttgcagccctccgtacattttgtggcccagggccggccttcaaatatcgcagtattcacttaccgaataatcgcaataaaaaccgcattagtaagaaaaaaatcgcattaaacattcgcataccccgagcagttccgtttggggtatgcaaatgtttaatgcgatttttttcttactaatgcggttTTTTATTGCGAacattcggtaagcgaaatctcttatgcggccctgcctcaccccaactttgcctcctgcggcccccaggtaaattgagtttgagacccctgctctaaggatTGTGTACTGAGTATATGTGGGGTGGAAATAACATTCTTATGAGGCTAAGAATGAAGGCACTCTCCCCCACTCCCAAATTCCAACTGTCTCATAGaaaaagatgaacccaaaagTGTGAAATTTCAAATGTCCTCTTCATGGAGGAACTATCTGTGAGCCAGGATAAACTGACCTTTTGGAAATAAGTGATCAGGATATTGCTGTAGTTGACTGGAATGTGGGTTCCTGCTCTGAAATGTGCTTCCTTCTGCCCTTAAATCACCGGCTTGCACCTTGCCTCACATCCAAGGACTCTGTTGTCAAGGCTTGCTGTGCCAAACAGCAACAAGCACACAGACACCGTGGGAATGAGGTCATTACTCGAGGCCAGGGGACTCCAGGCAGCTTCTCCGTTGTCACCAAGAACATCAAAGCGATGACATTTCCAAGGGAGGACTCCTACACGAAGTAGGCCCTGGTCTCAGAGTCTGAAACTAGAAACCTGAGCAAATAACTTCCAAAGCCAGTTCGCCTAAGTAACTCGGGGACTAAAAGCGCTGCATTATTATGATTATGCAACACGACTGACAGGGGGACTAACTTCCAACCTCATGACTCATGCTTCTGGATTACACGCCTTACTGGATAGATTCCTACTCTTGAAAGAGAGAAACGTGAACAGAAGGAACTCAAAATCTCCGCCAgccaaaacataacataaaaggctaagggaaaaaaaaaaaatctgctggcAGTCAGCAGAGCCATTCCACCACCGAGACTTAAAAGTTCCTCCAGCGTTTAAAAGGAGTGGCTGGGAGGAAGGAACAATCTCGCCTGGTCCCTTCTGAGAACAAGGAAGGTCCTGAAAAGCCTGAACCAGCGGGGCAGGCCACGGGGAAAGAAACCTTTAAAAAAGGAATCGCGACACCCATAGGGTACCTACCACCTACCTTGGCTTCTTTAGGGGTATCtactttgggttttttgttttttggtgtttttttttttttttttttttggtttttgggtcacacccggcagccctcaggggttcctcctggctctgcactcagaaatcgctcctggcaggttcgggggaccatatgggatgttgtgcttgcaaggcaaacaaacgccttccCTTTGACGCCCTACTTTGACTTCTTTAAAGAGAACAGGGGTGAGGCCGGGGGAAGGAAAGGATCCCCAACTCGGGTCCCAATCCGGGCCAGCTTGTCCCTAGACTCCTCGCAACCCCCAGATGGCCTGCAAggcccccccgccaaaaaaaataaacctacatCCAACCCACTCGAGTACCTGCTCCAGAGGCCTCCCAGGCGTCCCCACGACTAGACAGCTCGCTCAAGCACACGCTTTGCACCGACTTTATTGGCCCCCTCGACGCCCACCCAGGAAGGGGCGCCCCCTCTGCGACGCGACGCTCGGAGCCTtcggggtgttttgttttgttttgcttccagAAGGAAGTcagtccgtccgtccgtccatcgCGGCGCCTCACTTGCTCTTGGTCTTCTGGCTCTCCGTCTTCTTGGGCAGCAGCACGGCCTGGATGTTGGGCAGGACGCCGCCCTGCGCGATGGTGACTTTGCCCAGCAGCTTGTTGAGCTCCTCGTCGTTGCGGATGGCCAGCTGCAGGTGGCGCGGGATGATGCGCGTCTTCTTGTTGTCGCGCGCCGCGTTGCCCGCCAGCTCCAGGATCTCGGCCGTCAGGTACTCGAGCACGGCCGCCAGGTACACCGGCGCCCCCGCGCCCACGCGCTCGGCGTAGTTGCCCTTGCGCAGCAGCCGGTGC from Suncus etruscus isolate mSunEtr1 chromosome 11, mSunEtr1.pri.cur, whole genome shotgun sequence harbors:
- the LOC126022721 gene encoding histone H2A.J; the encoded protein is MSGRGKQGGKVRAKAKSRSSRAGLQFPVGRVHRLLRKGNYAERVGAGAPVYLAAVLEYLTAEILELAGNAARDNKKTRIIPRHLQLAIRNDEELNKLLGKVTIAQGGVLPNIQAVLLPKKTESQKTKSK